A segment of the Triticum urartu cultivar G1812 chromosome 1, Tu2.1, whole genome shotgun sequence genome:
agtgatatgaggtgttaccggctagatcgatgtgacttggaatcggggtcctgacagcgttggcatcagagccggactgcctgtaggttcgttgagccaaactggtcgatgtcgagtctagaaatgctttagttatatgtaggggaattgattgcgggagggaacgtaaggctcttttactcctttaccttatgcctctgatctgagtcattctcttctcattctacgtgggttaaggactaggctctcttctctctatcaggttcacgtgttactaatccatagtagcttataggattattgttacaagcctcagtacagtttctactacttttagtatgttgccagttgaatcagaaccttgatatgatgttgttgagtggtattgcaaactgttgtggatgtctcaaatctttctctgagcatttacagccgttatgctgtccgaatttccctagaaaattctaatgtctttgcattattctgtgctttcagatggccacccgttcccagaaccaagtggttcgtctgacccggtgcctcgatgtacccggtcatacggccatgttggttcgagtgatggtcgagtcaggctatcggtggtatccggaatataccgtcgaggagtagttccgagacttcaaccagagccagtacctttgtaccgtcaggatatatccctcttatcctgtaGCCACTGaaccccttcactgttcctatggtcTTGGGGTCACTGTTGAGATGTCTGTGCAGGATACAGCTTACTCAgtgatgactatcattcgagccaggactgccttgcttcagaacaccgatttccgttacatgccagcctcactccctggagcacaggggtactatcaggctttgtactatgactctacacatgaggagtaactactccgcaccactgccgagatgctcgaggataaggaccacgaaaatcgggccttgcgtatggagcttttccacactcgttctgatcattgggccactttgactcggtttgcatcGGCAGAatacatggacatgagggacCTATATCCTGTgcggtctggattgccagattgtatggagtggcgcgatgtaggaggcatcacccctcctcgtggtcctcGTCTGCCACCgcctgtgggaccaaggccacatccgagtccctatggtccataggctccgcaggaccgtctgttcccagatgatcatgttccgcttccaggctttggtggtgacttctatgaggattactacggagtcgtctgagctagtagtagtttcactaatactgtaatagttgtattctccacagtcctgcgtgaccgtgggatacgacttggtgtgtatcacgctccagaggtgtagaaaaataatgtataggagcttggaatgcctccgatgagatgtaatgtcttttaccgtagttgtactctagcatgggcttgtactaaactatgtacggtgtgcatgaccaatggtatatatatggcagtttctatattaccatgtcgtgcaatgaacatcttagcattccatgttatccattacattctgcacttccttgccaaGTTTGTACCATCtttgtctaaaccgttgtcttgtttttcctaggatggtcaacacccgcagcaaccctgctgtcctggagcagggggaagccagtgtagctaggggtgaaaatctgcctcacccgccttctctggccgaagttatgctggaggcagaaagaaacaagcgtgagatcaaccgcttgctggagcggattgagcagaacactgcacgtcAACAGCGAAACggcttggtgtcaatcaatgacttcatcaagttgtacccaccaaagtttaatcattccgtcgagcccctcgacgcggatgactggcttcgcagcatcacccacaagctatgttctgccaacgtagccgaagctgataaggttacctatgctgcctatcacctcgaaggccctgctagcctttggtgggaaaaatttgaggctatgcgcccggtcggccaaatcactacttgagctgaattcagtgaggctttccgtgagcatcacgtCCCGGAAGGTCTAATAGATcgtaagagggaagagttctgcaatttcacccaaggaagactgactgttgatgcatatagtcgtgagtttgggaatctggcacgatatgctcctgaagaggtatcaaccgatgctaagaagcaggcaaggttctgCAAAGGACTTAGGCccgagcttcgccgcgatctttgtctgcacgagtgcacctccttccagaagttggttaataaagccatcagtgctgagacaggccagtctgactatgacgcttcacacaagcactctcgtgattttggctcttcatccggctctggatctcagaagcgccgggtgtggattccaagcacagcgctgccacccaggttcattctgaggccatcctttgaggcgcctcgccccaaccagcagtttgcaccacCTAAACCCTATgatggccccgctgctaatgctactccacgccccaatgttgtgacatgtttctagtgtggagagccgggtcactacagTCGGGAGTGTCctcagaacaacaaccccaatcagtctggaaagtctgttggccgtggtaagccagcgggaaagaccttctacgccaagccagccaccaTTGCATGTGGCCATGTGAACTATGTCTTGgctgaggaggctcatgatgatcctaacgtcgtccttggtacgctccttattaattgccatccggcatctgttcttttcgatactggagcatctcattcattcatatctgagaactatgctcgattgcataacacgacattctgtgacatgcccatttccatggtaattcaaactctgggttccaaatggcaaacttctagagtaatccatgggaatgaaattcttgtcgatggacttgtcttccttgcatccttaatagctctcaagtcctcggacataaacatcatcttgggtatggactggatgtcagctcattatgctaaaattgattgtgccactagaaccgttcaacttactcacccatcggacAAGACaatcaatgtcttaactcgagtggccaagcgccagctttactccctaaatgccaacccccttccagaccttgaagatatcccggtagtccgagacttcccggatgtcttttcagaagaactgccaggtgttccacctgacagggatgtcaagtttgtgatagaccttgttccaggaaccgtcccaatttctagaataccctataagatggcacccttagaactagccaagcttaagaaccaactcgacgagtccttgaaaaagggtttcatccatcctagttcctctccttgggcttgccccgtcctcttcgtcaagaaaaaggatgggacggatcggatggttgtagattaccgacctgtcgacttggtcactatcaagaacaagtatccgcttcccaggatcaatgatttgtatgatcagctcgctggatcctcagtcttttacaagatggatttgaggttgggctaccatcaaatcaaaatcagaaacggggacattcacaaaacggcctttgttactcgttatggccaatacgagtacaccgttatgtccttcggtttaaccaatgccccaaccaccttctctcggttaatgaactcggtcttcatggagtatttggataaattcgtcctagtatacctcgatgatatactcatctactccaagaatgaagaggaacatgccgaacatctaaggctggtattgacgaaacttcgagagcatcgcctttatgccaaattctctaagtgtgaattttggttgccagaagtgacctatctaggccatgtaatctctggtaagggtattgctatcaatctcgagcgagttcaagccgtccttgattggactccacctgaaacggtcaagcaagttcggagcttccttggcttagcgagctattgtcaccgcttcgtcgagaatttctccaaggtttcTAAACCTCTagctgaactcctcaagaaagataaaaagttcgagtggaccccacagtgcgagttcagctttcaggaactgaaaagacgcctgacatctgctcccgtactagtaccaccagatttctcaaaggactttattatctattgcgacgcctcgcgacaaggactaggttgcatactcatgcaagatcgtcaggtaattgcctatgcctCACTGCAATTacatccacatgaggaaaactatcccacacatgatctagagcttgcagcggtagtccatgcacttaaaacttgacgacattaccttctcggtaatcattgcgagatcttcactgatcaccaaagtttgaaatatatcttcacccaaccggatttgaatctcaggcaaagacattgggtcgagttgatctcggattacgacttaggaataacttacaccccgggcaaagccaatgtcatggctaaTGTGCGAAatcgtaaatcttattgtaacaacctgatgttacaacaaagtcaaccacttctccacgaggaatttcttaagcttaaccttcacattgttcctcaaggattcctatccaccctggtggcgaaaccgacccttatggatcagatcataaccgcccagcAGTATGACAAGGGGATATCTCGGATCAAGGAAAACATctctagcggagttgctaaatgtttttccatggatgagcgaggtgttgtcttcttcgagaaccgcttggtggttcccaagaaacaacatctatgacagttgattcttaaggaagctcatgaatcccctctcaccattcatcccggcagtactaaaatgtatcaagacctacgccagaggttttggtggactaggatgaagagagaaattgctcaatacattgctagttgcgacatctgtcgtcgtgttaaagcagagcatcaacggcctgctggcacccttcaacctttggctattcctgagtggaaatgggataaaatcagtatggatttcattactgggtttcccagaaccaagagagggaataatgctatcttcgtcataatcgatcgtctttccaaagtagcccatttcctacctgttcgtgagagcatcgccgctagccagctagctgacctatacatctcccgaatagtgtctcttcatggtgtcccattggaaattaactcagaccgtgggagtctcttcacctctcgattttggggaagtttccaaaatgctatgggaactcgtctctcttttagcaccgccttccacccccaatcaagtggtcaagtagagcgagtaaatcaaattctggaagatatgctctgagcttctgtcatctcattcggaatggattgggagaaatgccttccattcgcggagtttgcttataacaatagttatcaagctagcttgggcaaagctcctttcgaagttctctatggacgaaaatggcgaacgcctcttaactggtcagaaaccggggaaagacaactctttggcccagatatgattcaggaagcagaagagcaggttcgcgttattcgtgagaaattgaaaacagcccaatctcgtcaaaagagccaatatgatcgtaatcataagctcatgacttatgaagtcggcgagaaggcttaccttcgggttactccgttaaagagaacccatcgtttcggtatcaaaggcaaattggctcctcgttacattggaccctttcgcattcttgccaaacaaggagaagttgcctaccaattggaactacctccacatctttccagagttcacgatgtcttccacgtttctcaactcaggcgttgcttcgcggatcctatccgtggagtggaccacgaaacgcttgatctacaagatattCTCTCATATCGAGAATATctcgttcgtatccttgatcaagccgagcgtaccacttgatgccataacatcaagtttctcaaggttcaatggtcacaccattccaagaaagaagccacttgggaaagggaggatcgtcgacccgagtaccccaccttcttcccaacggatcctaaatctcgggatgagattcttttcagtgggggtgagttgtcacaccctagctagttcatgcattagagtgattgcatcttgtttaaatttcccagaaaaatgaaatggggatgacagaacccccagcacccccctggaacaactagggtttactaaaaaccttttcaatgaacctgaaatgcccttctaaaaagcccaccctttttgttttgggttaaaacctttgacaaaaatgatgcacaattttctaggacatcttaaggtcattggattaattcatatagtatttgcatttgggcatttaaatgctataaaatatttaaatgctaaaataatcataaactaaaatgtttactgttggatactccctccgtccggaaaaaGTTGTCCACAGCTTAgtgtactgtgaattttgcaaAAACGTCCTCGTAGCTTAAAATCTATTACAAACAGGTCGCTgtttccttccttcttcctctgtCCGTCACCCGCGTGCGTCGCCAGGGCAAGTCACCGTCGGGGACCTATGCCGGTGCCGCCCAGGGCTTGCTCCTCCGCCTCCCAGGACCTGCGCCACCCAATTGCTTGCTCCTCCGCCGCCCAGGACGTGCTCCTCCGACGCCCAGGTCCTGCGCCACCCAATTGCTTGCTCCGCCACCGCCGAGTACGTGGTCCTCCGCCGCCCAGGACCTGGGCCACCCTATTGCTTGCTCCGACGCTGCGCAGGATGTGCTCCTCCGCCACCCAGGACCTGGGCTGCCGCCGCCAGGCCTGCACGGCCGATATCCCCTCCCTCCACCAGGATCTGCGCCGCCGCCGGCCAGGACCTGCACGCGCCTGGGTGTCGAGCGCCTCGACCGCGAGTTCCGACCGCGCCTGGACCTCAAGCTCGAGCTCTTTCCCCTGCTCCTCTGCAAGTTGCTACTGGTCCCCTGCTCGTGTTGCCGCCCGGAGGTCACCTGCTCGTGTGCTGTCGCCGGAGGTCCCCTGATCGTGCTGCTGTCGGTGAGAAGAAAG
Coding sequences within it:
- the LOC125509021 gene encoding protein RNA-directed DNA methylation 3-like; translation: MLLESPLFRPLLTSLIKKQNNMTQRKQGPTLEMKKQGALYFFLLTDSSTIRGPPATAHEQVTSGRQHEQGTSSNLQRSRGKSSSLRSRRGRNSRSRRSTPRRVQVLAGGGADPGGGRGYRPCRPGGGSPGPGWRRSTSCAASEQAIGWPRSWAAEDHVLGGGGASNWVAQDLGVGGARPGRRRSKQLGGAGPGRRRSKPWAAPA